Proteins encoded within one genomic window of Nitrospira sp.:
- a CDS encoding chemotaxis protein CheA codes for MSDEMQEILNDFLTESNEMLEVLDQRFVTLESDPTNTDLLNEIFRAMHSMKGSAGFLGFNNLVDVAHRGENILNKLRQGEMAVNPAIISIILETIDVIKAIMADIRESGTDSHVPTGAIAAKLDDILNGTTPVSAPTAAPAEPVAAPKVEALSPAAPPAAPVAPPQTLGEILVTDGLASKEQVLDALTAQQHQPEPKTPLGEILLQAKAITERALDQALHKQEKQPKPVEEDATIRVETKRLDSVMNLVGELVLGRNRLIKIGTQLEQQHESDPQVRVLSETLAQLNLVTTDLQLAVMKTRMLPIKKVFAKLPRMVRDLSQKLNKQVHLEMRGEETELDKSVADEIGDPLVHLVRNAIDHGIETPAERQAKGKAGEGQLTIAASQEGNSIVIRINDDGRGIQVEKIKEKALAKGLISEAELATMEHREILNLIFLPGFSTAEKVTDVSGRGVGMDVVRTNIRKINGSVDLESEPGKGSQIIIKLPLTIAIIQALMVEVERSIFAIPLSTVIEAVRISRSEIKTINGREVLHLRDRVLPLIRLAQEFDIPTDSNRERFYVVVAALGDRRVGVVVDELRSQEEVVIKSIWDYLETVKGVSGATITGEGKVVLILDTSELVQNAQAWHNPGIAA; via the coding sequence ATGAGCGATGAAATGCAGGAAATACTCAACGACTTTTTGACCGAATCCAACGAGATGCTGGAGGTCCTTGATCAGCGTTTTGTCACGCTGGAATCCGACCCAACCAATACCGATCTGCTCAATGAAATCTTTCGTGCGATGCACAGCATGAAGGGATCCGCCGGGTTTCTCGGTTTCAACAACCTCGTGGACGTAGCCCATCGCGGCGAAAACATTCTGAACAAACTTCGTCAGGGTGAAATGGCCGTCAACCCGGCCATCATCAGCATCATTCTTGAAACCATCGACGTCATTAAGGCGATCATGGCCGACATTCGGGAATCAGGCACCGACAGTCATGTCCCCACGGGGGCAATTGCGGCAAAGCTCGACGATATTCTGAACGGCACCACGCCTGTTTCGGCGCCGACGGCCGCGCCTGCAGAACCTGTGGCTGCTCCAAAGGTCGAAGCCCTGTCGCCGGCGGCTCCGCCCGCAGCCCCGGTCGCCCCGCCGCAGACACTGGGCGAAATTTTGGTCACAGACGGATTGGCATCTAAGGAACAGGTCCTCGATGCGTTGACCGCGCAACAGCATCAACCGGAGCCCAAGACGCCACTGGGCGAAATTTTGCTCCAAGCCAAAGCGATTACCGAGCGCGCCCTGGATCAAGCGCTGCACAAACAAGAAAAACAGCCGAAACCAGTTGAAGAGGATGCCACCATCCGCGTGGAGACCAAACGGCTCGACAGCGTGATGAATCTGGTCGGGGAGCTGGTCTTGGGGCGGAACCGTCTGATCAAGATCGGCACGCAATTGGAGCAACAGCATGAATCCGATCCCCAGGTGCGCGTCCTGAGCGAAACCCTCGCGCAACTCAACTTGGTGACGACCGATCTGCAGTTGGCCGTGATGAAGACCCGCATGCTTCCGATCAAAAAAGTATTCGCCAAGTTGCCTCGCATGGTGCGGGATCTGTCCCAGAAACTCAACAAACAGGTCCATTTGGAAATGCGCGGCGAAGAAACAGAGCTCGATAAATCCGTCGCCGACGAGATCGGTGATCCGCTCGTGCACCTGGTACGTAATGCGATCGACCATGGGATCGAAACTCCGGCCGAGCGCCAGGCGAAAGGGAAGGCGGGAGAAGGCCAACTGACCATTGCCGCAAGTCAGGAAGGCAACAGCATCGTCATTCGGATCAACGACGACGGGCGCGGCATTCAGGTTGAAAAGATCAAAGAAAAGGCGTTGGCCAAAGGCCTGATCAGCGAAGCTGAACTCGCAACGATGGAGCATCGCGAAATTCTCAATCTGATCTTCCTGCCGGGATTCAGCACGGCCGAAAAAGTGACAGATGTATCAGGCCGGGGCGTCGGCATGGATGTGGTCCGTACGAACATCCGAAAAATCAACGGCAGCGTGGATCTGGAGTCCGAGCCGGGCAAGGGGAGTCAGATCATCATCAAGCTGCCGCTGACGATCGCCATCATTCAGGCCTTGATGGTGGAAGTCGAGCGTTCGATTTTCGCCATTCCATTGAGCACCGTCATCGAAGCCGTTCGCATCTCGCGCTCCGAGATCAAAACGATCAATGGACGCGAAGTGTTACACCTGCGCGACCGCGTGCTGCCGCTCATTCGTTTGGCACAGGAGTTTGATATCCCGACGGATTCCAATCGCGAGCGGTTTTACGTGGTCGTCGCAGCGTTGGGAGATCGCCGGGTGGGGGTGGTCGTCGATGAGCTTCGATCCCAGGAGGAAGTGGTGATCAAGTCGATCTGGGATTATCTGGAAACCGTCAAAGGCGTATCAGGCGCCACAATCACCGGCGAAGGCAAGGTGGTACTGATTTTGGATACCTCGGAGTTGGTTCAAAA
- a CDS encoding protein phosphatase CheZ, which produces MTQPRVAAKAQEVVEDSEQTEKAPDSKLYEELGELARFIDTTMKTLSEFSTPVSTSTEQLPQALTHLTNLKTMTEQGTHEVMRQVEAIQDHHLKLEVMLKDLTQALQKQQTSPEILQQVQNIGEAIGADDKRLLAIMTALSFQDLVAQSVNKLVTILQEVEHKLLQLVVVFGPYQKQAAKQSQDKASEMLKQLEATKNTSMDQDLADEILKQFGFN; this is translated from the coding sequence ATGACACAACCACGCGTGGCGGCAAAGGCGCAAGAGGTCGTGGAAGACAGCGAGCAGACGGAGAAGGCACCTGACAGCAAGCTCTATGAAGAGCTCGGTGAGCTTGCCCGTTTTATCGACACGACGATGAAGACGCTGTCCGAATTCAGTACGCCGGTCAGCACGTCGACCGAACAGTTGCCTCAGGCCCTAACCCATCTGACGAATCTCAAGACCATGACCGAGCAGGGGACGCACGAGGTCATGCGTCAGGTAGAAGCGATTCAGGATCATCATCTCAAGCTCGAGGTGATGTTAAAGGATCTGACCCAAGCGCTTCAGAAGCAGCAGACGAGTCCGGAGATACTGCAGCAGGTTCAGAATATCGGAGAGGCGATCGGCGCCGACGACAAACGGCTGCTCGCTATCATGACGGCGCTCTCCTTCCAGGACCTCGTCGCGCAAAGTGTCAACAAACTCGTGACCATTCTACAGGAAGTCGAACATAAGCTGCTTCAACTGGTCGTCGTCTTCGGTCCGTACCAGAAGCAGGCAGCGAAACAGAGCCAGGACAAGGCGAGCGAAATGCTGAAGCAGTTGGAAGCGACCAAGAATACCTCCATGGATCAAGATCTCGCCGACGAGATTTTGAAGCAATTCGGTTTTAACTGA
- a CDS encoding chemotaxis response regulator CheY, with translation MKILVVDDMSTMRRIVKNILKQLGFNNLEEAENGQDALTKLHADTYGFVVSDWNMPVMMGIDMLRAIRADEKLKKIPVLMVTAEAQKENLMEAVQAGVSNYVVKPFTAETMQDKINKIFK, from the coding sequence ATGAAAATTCTTGTCGTCGATGACATGTCCACGATGCGTCGCATCGTGAAGAACATTCTGAAGCAACTCGGCTTCAACAATCTGGAGGAAGCCGAAAACGGCCAGGACGCGCTCACCAAGTTGCATGCCGATACGTATGGCTTTGTGGTGTCGGACTGGAATATGCCCGTGATGATGGGGATCGACATGCTGCGCGCCATTCGCGCCGATGAAAAGTTGAAAAAGATTCCGGTGCTGATGGTCACGGCCGAAGCGCAAAAGGAAAACCTCATGGAAGCCGTTCAGGCCGGTGTCAGCAACTACGTCGTCAAGCCGTTCACCGCAGAGACGATGCAAGACAAAATCAACAAAATCTTCAAGTAA